Genomic segment of Benincasa hispida cultivar B227 chromosome 1, ASM972705v1, whole genome shotgun sequence:
tcccttaagggttgattttgaggcttgagcaatgtggcaccacaccttctcttggcccgagaagagtTTACTCATAATgtgactatgatgtattgttcattacaggaatcggtggtacttaatgaaggaactcttatctaagagtacctctgagaggaagcaagatcgttccaaacttatagtgacagaattaccgcattcatAATCAAACAGACTAGTTAtgcattaacaacaaattataggcatgctttgaactttaaacaaTAAAGAGAACAAgatacgtaccagttgaagaacctttctttgcCTCCAATCTCGTTCTCGTGAAATGGACTGCACCTTTCGCTCTCGTTGAGATCGTCCAAGCAATCATCCACCAAATCGCTGTCGTCTACCCACAAGCGGACTCCTCACGAACACGCCAGTAGGGAAGACGTTACCACTCGGAACCCTTggctcggagtgagaatccaggaggtatgagctctattggatttggtagagagaaggaggaagagaCGATTGTTTACCACGACCAAGTAAGCGGGAGATATcgggtgtctatcgtatagatgatgcttgttcgtttaggtaaaggtagacgattgtgtagtaaaaggggtgcgatcgtgtagacgattgtttagtaaacgctcgggcatgtgatcatgtaggaaaaagctagatgatcgtttagtaaaacctatgctatcgtttagtaaaccgcgcacgtgtatacgatcgtttataaacgttgagctatcgtgtaggctctcggtttgctatgcgataggcaatATACACAAATCGGCGAGTGAATGTCCGATCcttgtaaaatgaaaacaattttcattttatccttcagttacgaaaactgaatgcaaccttcCATTAACTCACTCTGTTACGGAGAAAAAATtggcacaattatcccataattgttaaattaaaaaataaatataatcttattatatttataacctatggtttaatatcacatcatatgcaatacattaaccatagttcttttctcctccactagatataaatcatatttatatcatttcctccaattaatgtatctcatacatcatgtcaactatatcatatataattgaccagttcaatcatatcatatacaatcaaactccttcttgtcaatttgaaaacttcaaactgacccaaaaattgattctcaaacttgaatccattaagctaccaaggggatcttatggacctatggctcgaagctccaacggtacgtgaatagctgactaaactctttagccatgagatccaccatccgttaactaccagacattccactgaagaccgacaactgcactcttctcaccacagatatatttctgtgtccatcagatataaccaatcaacagtacgataatccttcacacatgctcgtaagtacagctgggccaatttaccattttgcccctgtagttacatctaactccttaagtaccactgatctctctaatgaacaaaacaacatagtcctactatgtatggACACCTCTTGAGCCGTGAGAAGGTGTGTgctgccacatcattcaagccccggaatcagctcttaagggagtaatctatctacttacccctactttggggaaggagtgaatttcatcttgtgtagctgagttcccaactcccaaataagacgaatccccaaagtggtaggtttgagtcgacgatctggccactcggactcgtgcaaatcaaaggaccaccctcaaaggcaggagttcccaactcactcaaggttgaggtcatgttacctatggtcatcctagtgaagtaaagtctctatcatgaacgacgttatataacgagactataacacttcatggtccagtcttatacaaactcctttgtataggacgccctcactcacatgtctccacatgaatgatcaggatcaaaccatctgtagcaagtcacaacacttgtaactattctacaaagcgggccacatccataaCATTACTAGGAtgaggtttccctcctatatccatatactacaaaccattttggttatcacttaagacatgatctacctgtatgtcaccacatacatgcttaagttacaaatgacaaccaaggatcttagtttattcatttgtggtaaagcaattaaaacatccaatgttccatggataaaagtgaagaaaatatcatatattattacattacaagcgtttgttcaaaactgtgtttacaaactacaggacccaacgagagtttaaggcatcatccctaacacttaaggagttagatgtaactacaggggtaaaatggtaaattgacccaattgtacttacgagcaatttgtgaagggtcattgtactgttgattggttatatccgatggacacataaatatatatatagtgcgaagagtgcaactgtcgatctttagtagagtgcccgacagttaaggatggtagatatcgtgattaaagagtttagtcaattattcacgtaccattggagcttcaagctatagaaGATCCCTTTGgcagctcaatggattcatgttgagaatcagtttttgggttagtttgaagtgttcaaattaacaagagggaatttgattatatatgatataattaaattaattaaattatatgtgatataattcatttgatgtatttgatacattaattgattggaggaattgacataaatatgatttatattaaatgccataaaggagaaaaaaaaactatggtttatatattacatatgatgtaatattaaaactataggttataaatataatatgataaattagttattatatctatttataattaaatcaattataagataattgatttcGATTTTTCTCCAAATAACCACCTTAGTGAGTGGCCTTAGTAAGTTTATGGCAACCGAATGGATAAAAgtgaaaaatggttttcattttatcattGGAACACGCTACACGAATTGTGTGATCGTTTTCATATTCGAGAGAGTAAACGATAAGAGCATCGagtttttctatacgatagttactcgcttgctaaacgatcgagtactcaAGTCtaaatgataaacttcttctttctcccacttactcgatcattttACTCGACCGTACAGTTCttttttccctcttccaaattcatacagagcccataccttttggattctcacaccaagaataccaaggtagcctcgtggtAGTGTCAAGTTTCTATTCGAGGGTCAAGTATCGAGTTCAACTCGATAGTGATCGAGTATTTGCCAATTCATTCTGTTTACTGGAATTGCTCGCATTGCATTCATGCTATTGGACGCTTTGCTATTGGATCGAGGAAATACTagaagaaaaagttcttcaaaggtatgtttactcGATCTCTTGTTTGGTTTTACCTttgtagcatgttgtaatttacttgtATGCATAACTGTTGTTGTTTGATAGTAAATgtcatgttctttcacaatggggtttggaatgATCTGCTTCTGCTCATTAGTTCTCTATGTTAAGAGATCCTTTAAAAACTTCCTGGGTCTTTCAGCTTTGGTGGAATTTTGCTACTCACCAAGGCGTTACAACACTCAGTTAATGCTTCTATTTCATATTTTAACAACTTACATGTCTTGGATAGGATATCTTTTAAGAATTTTACATAGTTGGGCATTTCCTTTAATGCCTCAACTAGTGAGATGTTGATATGAAGATACTTTAATATGTCCAAAAAATTCTTGAACTGTGTATCTTGGGTTGCCTTTTTCAATCTCTAAGGGAAAGGTATGAATGGTTTGTATGCTGAAACTGTATTATTCTCCTCTCCAACCTCTGACGACTCTCCTTCGTCgttctttttgtcttttttagctattcctttttttttcctcagcTACTGGGGTCATCCCTTCCTTAGACTTAACTTTTGTTGATCTTGTCTTACGACTCCGTTCTTACTTTCTAAGCATTTTTGGTCTTTCATATTCTAGCCCACTTTTTAGGGTGACAACTGTGTAGTGTTCTTTTCTATTTAACGTAGGGGCCTCTATGCTATTAGGTAGTGTCCTCAGAGGTCTACTTTGAATCTCTTTAGCTAGCTGCCCCACTTGCATCTCCAAGTTACAAAGAGCGGCATCATTTCTTGtcatatattattttagtaAATCTACCATTGTAGGGCTCTTCTCAGAAGAAGGTGCTGGTGGCTGTGCCCGAGAGTGCTGTCGCGACACTTGAAGGAATCCTGGTGGAGTTGTCCTTGTTTGCTGCTGAGATGTACTTGCACTGCTATTAGATTTTGCCCATGCAAAATACGAGTGTGACTTTCATCTTgggttgtaggtgttggaaTAAGGATCCCAATGCTATTGCGCCTTTTGGTAACCTACATAGAACACCGAATGTGGGTGATACATACATTCATTAGATAAATGGTTAACATTACAAACTTCACAGGTTTGAGTTTCAGCTTGGGCAATTGCCACTTTTTGTGGTCCTACCATAACATTCTGAATCATATTTCCAATAGCTGTCAACTGTTGGCTCATGGATACAAAtgcatgttgggttttatgtcctaaaactcgcagtttgtaaaaattaaacatattctattatcaataaaaatgttaattgcattcataaagtctaaatccgataaactaagatccatggctggtacatgaatacttgaactttatgtagagacataaagatggatcaagttcgagtaaatagccaaaacggtctatagtatatgaataaggttgggtgccttaatctggtaacactatcggatgcggcctactttgtagagattacaagttgttgtaaaggtgctacaaacaaagtgatcctaattcgttcatgtattgacatgagaagtgggggcatcctatgcaatgagtttgcataagatcggaccaagaaataagtcactcttactttataacactgtttactatttaagactaactatatcacttagatgacctaggtaactcgatcttaatcttgagctaactatgaacttctatttatttgggatcatcctttgattttcataggtgagggttggctcaacagcaccgactcaataagcctcccatttcaagggtaagaccgggtagatagctgaggacatagggtgcaagacgaaattcacgcctacccgatttagggataggataaaggttgttctcttaagtactaaatccaggtcttaaataaggggctccaccctctcactagcccaagagggatccggtttagtgattggatcataaatcaattattcattagaggattagttggaacttaaggaacaagacgtaatatcgAGAGTAAAATAGCACATTGACCCAGTCggtattatgaacaacctgtgaagggtcaactaactacttatggttaaatcatgtgaacataaatatatctacagtgagaagagtgcaactatcaatcTATAGTGgcgtgactcgatagttaatgaatcgttggagctcatgatctataagtTCATAAGGCCCCTCTACTAGCTCgcaaaacatgaacaccttgaattattaaattgagtgaatttggaatgatatcgatttgaattgttcaaattgaatttcaatttgaaaatgttcaaattgaaattagggttgttgagtttgaattagttcaaattcaaattagggtttgcataattatatccaatataattaaaatttcatttgttgaaattaaatgaaattgaagagtgtataatatttaaattttgatgtaAATACCAACtacatgtttaaaatttagtatgtgattaatttgatatttgatattaaattaatgaattaattaaatatatttaattaattaaaaactcaaattaattttcaattttaaattcaatttgataaattggattttgtaattttagatttgattaattgagaattaattaaatcattttttgattaattttagaattaattaaaagaattaattggaaatttagaaatttgaaaaatcatgTTTAATGGGTTTTTCCCACAAACATCTCTAGCATGAGGTGTAACCCTCATGGTTATTCAAATTTACACACTGATTTCCACTAAATTGAGAAAGCAGCTACTGGCCATGAATTTGTTGATGTTGCCTACATGTTGTTGAGGAATAAAACAACTCCAATTTGCTAAAATTAGAAGTGGATGGACTGAGATTGAGCattgaaaaattggttttctggttcaatttttcttcctcttcaaacCCACAAATTCTCTTACCAAATTCACTTAaatctgagttccaccactcaaattcaaggctgaaaatagtagagaagacctcTTGGAAGTTCACAGACTGATTTGAAGCTGAATTGGAGTGAAAAGCAACTTGGATTTGAAGATTTCATCACAAAAGGTATGtaacttgaaacccacttgaatatgcatgctttagaactcaaattaaatataattagaatgcttattgattttgtttgcttttgttgcatgcttgtgtattccatTAGTGTATCCACTTATTGTATTTCAGCAACAGTTTTTGTGATTTAAGTATGTTCTCCTCACTCCAATTTTGATTGTTGTTTGCAATCATGCCCATGATCTTTTGAGCTTCATTTACGGTTTTTAAAGTAAAGATCCTCCTGTGGATGCATTGACCATTGTCTTCAATGCTTAGTTTAGTCCATTGTAGAACTGCACCATCACGATGCAAGCTGGAAGTCCGTGATGTGGGCATTTCCTCACCAACTTCTGAAATCTAATCCATGCTCCATCAACAGATTCAGATGGAGATTGCCTGAATACAATGATGTATCCTCTATATTTGATGTTCTTGTTAGacagaaaatatttttctaggAACTTATCCACTAGGTTGTCCCATGTGATAATAAAGTTGGGAGGCAATCAATCTAGCCACGTTTTTGCATCTCCCTGCAAAGAATAGGGAAATAACTTTAGTCGCAATGCATCTTCAGAAACACCATTAACTTTGAAAGAATGATAAATTCTCATAAAGTGTTTCAGATGTTTATAGGGATCTTCATTAGGTAGCCCGATAAATTGTCCAAATGAGTTTAGCATTTAGAACATCAAAGGCTTCATCTTGAATGTGGGCACATCTATTTGGCGGATCTAAAATGCGAGTGTCTAAGGTTTGGAATGCAGGAGCTGCATAATTCTTGATGGCTCTATCTCTATCTTCCGCAATGAAGATAGGATTTTGGGGGCCAGGATGTTGTGGTGGTTGCTGGTTGCCATTTTGTTGTACCATGTACATGGAAGGGTTTGGAGGATCGGCTCCAAGAGGtgtgtccatttgaatttgtTGCACAAATGTAGCTTTAACAAGACTTTCTTGTGCACTCAACTTCTTCTACTTCCGATGCTTTTGCCCTTGTTCTTGTCTCTGATGGTGAAAGGTTCTTTCTATTTTAGAATCTAGCTGAAAAAGGTAAGACCTTTTTCTCATGCACCAACTCCTCCTTGCAAAACAAACAACGACACACAGAAGTTAGATCTAAACCCCTAAACGtgttttactagttaattatGTTTAAGACCTCTTAATTATGAGTTAAGATGTGAATTAATGTCAATGGGAAGAGTAAGTTAAGTATAGTGAATGCGTCTAAAATATAAGGGAAGGAAAATTTTCTGAGTGTTATGGGCATTCAGATTGTAACATGGTTGACACGTAGAGAGTTGGAGAAGTCTATTAATGGTAAGCCAGAAAAGGGCAAGAAAATATGTTAAGTATGGAACATTAGGTTCCCAGGTGAAGTAGGAACAAGTTAATACCTAGAGAGATGAGAAGGTTCCATGCATTGGAACTGGTAGGTGCTTTACGGCCAGAGGCCCAAGGAGATGGCATTGTGGCTAAGTATAGCAAGTGGTATGTAGGGTTCACGCGACCAATTTTGTATACCATTATTGAGGGTTAAGTTGACAAAGGATGCGACAGATGATTATGCATTGATGGGAGAAGTCTTGGATGGCCACAAGGTCATGTGATCAAGCTTAAGCTGAGGAATTTAGCTGAATTAACGAGTGAGTAATCCAGGTGGTAGCCTTGCAGATGTCAATAAAGGGATAAGTTTGCTGGATAACAATTAATTAAGCAAACTCTTCATGAAAACTCGAGTATAGATAGGCTTAACCAAGAAAAAGATTGTGTTGCCAAAATTTTTCTAATGCCTAAGTGAGGGAGTGTTGTTGCCATATGAAGATTTTGAAAGGTGAAGAATTCTCGAACAACTAAAGGAGAATTTGAGGGATTTTCTATCGATTTTGGAAAATGATGCTCAAATTCTAAGGTAAGCAAAAGTTAAGATCTTTAtgagaattttctttaaaagaagtTTAGTTAAACGAGTGGTAGAAGTAAAGTTATGAAATCTGGAAGTTTGAATTTGGAATGGTGCTGTGGATGAATAAGCAAGCAGCTGCATGAAACTGTTTTATTATGCGATGTTGGGATGAGTCGCTGTTTTACCAAGTAAACCCAGAGACGTGCCTCTGGAAGCAGCTTATTGGACGCAAGGGTCTTAATGACTTTCAAAGATACCGACCACTGAGTGCCCGATTGTATTAATACTCTCAGCGTATCTTCCATGTGTGCTTCTTCGGGATCATCAATTATTTTGTTACCCGGTGCATCTAGGATGTCCTTCATCTTATACAGttcgttgatgtcccttgcgctaAATGGCACTGTCCACCCTTTCATGATCACCGCATCTTTGGTGTCATGGAGCCGGCCATGATAAAAGGCCCTCACTACCGTAGGAATtatgatggatgggcattggcagaaagtttcccacccatgctccagcacaacacttgtaatcAAATCTGGTAGTGGTGTCGACGCAGGGAAGAAACCCATCTCCATCATCATATCATCATTCTCTTTCTTTGTTAATAGGCGCCTCCTGGCTGGTGCAAGCTCGCTGCTTCCAACTTTTGGTTTGCCCTTATCTTGAGCCAATGCAAGGCGGGACTGTTGTCTTTGTTTGCGTTCCCGTTCCTTGCacttctcttctttttcccttttccattctgcaacttcttttcttttcgttTCTCTTATGCGCTGCATGTTGGCCTTGCGCCATTTTTCCTTctcctcttttttcttcttttcttcttcttcctcttctctcatCTCTTTTTCAAACTGCTCCGAGGCAAGCAATATGCGTTGCTCATCCTCGagctttcttctttcttcttctgtcAATATTGCATTGTTATGGTGCACCTCCTCATCGTGAAGTTTTCTTGCCAAATCGCCTGATGCGATGATTTGGCGTGCTCGtaacatcttttcttgcttctctacttcttctctttttcttctcccCTTCTCCTCTACTATGCGTTGCAAAAATGATAGGTCACTTGctgacccttgcggcgcattctccttgcgacacCGCATTAGAGGGGTAATGTCTggatcttctctatcttcagTCACAACCATcctgatatgcgttgatgacacTTGAGGTTGCGCTGATTCTTTTTTTTGCGGTGACAACGCCTCTTCCACCCTTATGGTGGTGGATTCTCCATTGACATCTGGGCTTTCCGCCCTCTTCCTTCAAGCACTTCTTTTCACTCTTGCGCTGTCTCTTCTCACtcgtcttcttttctttcttctctttctttggCCGGGCAGCTTCATCGCCTTCTACCCGTTTctccttgttttttttcttcttcccttttacCATTTCTGGCTGCTTCTTCGCTCCGACCTCCTCCAGAACGGCCCTAATGGGTCCTTCATTGGAGTCTGTTGGAACAGTCACTTAGGATCCGCAACGGCTAGGGCACTTCTCCGCGAAGCCTCCACCATTTCTTCCTCTGAAAGTAGGGGCTGATTTACAACTCTGACTTCAGGTAGCCCCCCCTCTCCATGTTACTTAAAATACTCCCAAATACCTCTTTGTCATTTCTTCTCCTCTTCTCACTTTCTGATGACAGTACTGGGAGCGCCACCTCAGGTCTGGTGGCAGGGGCACTCTCCATGCTCGGCCCCTCTCGAATGGGTGGTTTGGCAATAGAGGGTTTTCTCCAAGGTTTTCTGGCGATTCTTTGGACAGGCTTGGGCACGGCGGCTAGGCGACGACTAGCTGCGAGGAATGCCACCTCCCATGCGGTGATGGGGGCTTGGGAAGGTGATGAAGGTAGGGAAGATGAATGTGAGGATTGCTCGGCCATGGTTGCAGTTGAGTGAAAGAGGGGAAATTCTTAGGACTTAGGAAGGAAATTTTAAAGATCTGGTATGCAGAGGAATTACTTAGGGTTTTCTTTTTGCAAGGGATTGAAATAAACTTCCTTAGTTGGAGAAGGGGaagatttataggttgggccttgatgagCCCAACGCAATCTCTGCGTAGCAGGCTTCGAGAGTCTAAAAAATCCTTCCCCCCGCGCTCCTCGCATTTATGAATTAGCAGAAAAGGACATCCTTTCGTCTACTAAGtcatcatttccttggaagCTTAAACGATTCAACTACTCTCTCGCAAAAAGattttatcttttgtattttattcagACGGGTGCAAAGTTAgagattaacgcaatgcatttgttatcgcaaatgcatctttgcggaggacgggcaacaacgcatgcattagcgcaacacacccctcaactagTGCATTTCTGAAGGAtgggcgcacggtatttctaccagtgcaacactaccttgacatagtgcgttttcgctaaggacgggcGAGTGTACAtacgcgcgcaacacacccctcaacgcaatgcatttgaggaagatggacgcaaagtgtatcttatcAGCACAAGATACACCagtcatcgcaatgcatactagatatttatttaaagttttttaattattattattattatattttattattattattttttatgtttttgtttcaTCAACAACGCAAGTCGATAAGACTTTTCGGtgctcattttctttttaatgaatTCATTCACAGCAATTTAAGAACAACGCAAACTACAGcagaaaagtaaataaattgaacTATGCATAAAATTAACACAacttgaattaaaatgaaagtAAATTCACATAAACAGTAAAGACTAATTTAGGAAAGTGGTAAATTGAATTGAATGAACGCAATAATAAAACAGTAAAGGAAGTGATAAAGAAAGCGTTAATGAAAGCAATAAAGATAGATgttagggatgctgattgaaagaaaaattccTCAAGATTACTGCAATCTGCATCCCCGCAGGCGGTAAGACTTGCCTGCgcaatgtcatcaaggacattgttccttcccatgaGATCCTGGGGCTTCTGAATTACTTGACAGCTGTGAGGATATAAATGGAATTGTTGTGCTATGTTGTGTTTTGTATTGCTTATATACACTACTGATGGATGAATgtaatacaagctcatgttgccataaacttgtaacggtgAAAATTAAGTGTTATCTTTATCTATTGcgctgatgaatgaatgaatgatgctTTATATGCGTTCAAGTGATTTGCAATAAagacattttatgcgatactacattctaagtgtatgcgttgatagtgatatgctcgtagtatgcgatgaaataGTGtgtgtcataagtttccttgcgctgaaaccaagtataattccaatgcaagtttctcataatgacccgaggtcgaacacgggattgttgtcgttaaatgcgatacttatgtgatacatgcgaccagttgtaataatgaataaagaattttgatatgtacagaaatataaattgcgctaaaagtaaaaatgcgttgaaAAAGTAAATTTCTAAACTAcaatgatacatgatacagggGTCGAGGACTGGCTGtaaagttgtacaaaagaatcgatgaatgcgatggcaagtcttatgaatgaagtagaaagagaaagagtaaagagtaaaaacatcgcaagttcgtcaatcgcgttaaggatgcaactaaggttccgctttcccttggtgtacacctttcagtgatcggccgcgttcccatacgtctatggtgaaacagagatgaacgtgatgaacgcaaggttgtttccatctttggaaatacttctcgctttagttaacgcattcttccaaccttctctagataggcagaataacatcttcacttttgctctcacaggtgaagatgtcgtcgagcatgctttagctaaacttaattgattccttGACACAGATTGacttactcgcttaattcttgctttTTACCccagggattaagaacacatcatggagaaaatggatgataaatgtggAAAGAGACAAAGAGATGATAACgatgacgatgataacatttaattctaaatttaagcgtttgatacatgtttgtgaatgaaggactaaagaagatgaacacagaagatgaattagagaattagaaacaaatacggaaagagtgtcaacgtcttgacacagatcccgatcggagacttgTGCTTGCTGGCATATGGAtttggtggagaggaaagcttctctctcaggcttgccttcccggtagaattgaccttttgcacagagcttcagcttcaGGAATTGAAAGAATTCTTTACTCGGAGACTTACCTTTCAGCCTTTTCTCGTAGTTCTCCCAAATTTACTCTataaagtctcttcagaccagcctctctcccTTCCCCCCAACCCCCCTTGTATCAGCATATCATTCAGCGAATttaaggaagctatttataggcaagaccttggctctttgaatttgtggtctcCACTGTCTAATTATGGTAATTCCTATAATGAcgtaatggaaaattcctttttGTTTCACGATCAATCTGTCAAAATTGCACAAcaaaaagctgtacacttgtcaaaaTCGTCCgtgaatgcgttgctcttcacatcttcgatctattgatgcatgcggtgttgttttttattaccgcacgcggttgaaatgcgttgattgctaaagctcttgatcgattgtcgcaaacgtcgtcattgtgttgatcataTCTTCGTttttgattgatgggcgcatgcgatgtagatgcgttgtacaCTTTTCCTTCAAgtcattaacgcatgcggtgacctatttcctgcaaaaaagagactgaaacattctatttcaccatcgcaatggtgttagtgggtgcgtttacgacatttcataattttcgtatttcttagcaaattcttatactatcgacgcaactttcctctcttttcgccacaatatttaaataaaacagcataaataacttgtatttctacaagttatcacacccccaaatttagatatatgcttgtcctcaagcatatcttcaactaaggaAATTTCgcttaattcctatcctaactttgcgttgattggttgctccgaatggtCCACCTctacaacattacttaacaaagcaatttccttctatcctttaacaattcatcaacaagctctactttattcttttatacaacaaaccTCTGCCTAAATAttcccttcttgttttgaaaagaatgtttac
This window contains:
- the LOC120078541 gene encoding vicilin-like seed storage protein At2g18540; translated protein: MVVTEDREDPDITPLMRCRKENAPQGSASDLSFLQRIVEEKGRRKREEVEKQEKMLRARQIIASGDLARKLHDEEVHHNNAILTEEERRKLEDEQRILLASEQFEKEMREEEEEEKKKKEEKEKWRKANMQRIRETKRKEVAEWKREKEEKCKERERKQRQQSRLALAQDKGKPKVGSSELAPARRRLLTKKENDDMMMEMVRAFYHGRLHDTKDAVIMKGWTVPFSARDINELYKMKDILDAPGNKIIDDPEEAHMEDTLRVLIQSGTQWSVSLKVIKTLASNKLLPEARLWVYLVKQRLIPTSHNKTVSCSCLLIHPQHHSKFKLPDFITLLLPLV